DNA from Gemmatimonadota bacterium:
TCGACGCCATCTGCACGAACATCCTGCACGTGGAGGCGCGCACGAGCGAGTCGTACAAGGGGAACTACAGCGCCTTTGTCCCGCAGCGTGCCGAGCGCCGCCTCACGCGCGAGCGCGAGATGGAGAAGCAGCGCGCGTACGTGAAGAAGGAGGAGGAGTACATTCGGCGAAATCTCGCCGGGGTCAACTCCTTCCAGGCGAAGGGGAAGCGCAAGCGGCTCGAGCGCCTGCCGCGCCTGGCGCCGCCACCGGGCGATCCAGCTGCAATGACCCTCCACTTCGAGCCGGCGGAACGCGGCGGCGACCAGGTCGTGGCGATCAAGGATCTCCGCGTGGAGGTCCCGGGGCGCGTCCTCGTGGAGGACTTCACCGCCGTGCTGCGTCGGAACGACTTCGTCGCGCTCATCGGCCCGAATGGCGCCGGCAAGTCCTCGTTCATCTCCACCCTGCTCGGCGATCGCGCGCCGGCCAACGGCGAGGCTCGCGTCGGCAGCTCGATCACGGCGGCGTGGTTCAGGCAGGATCTCGCCGACCTCCCGCTCCGCAAGTCGCTCTCGGACGCGATCAACGACCATCGCCCCCTCTGGAATCGCGGTCAGGTGCAAAACCACCTCGGCGCGTTCGGCTTCAGTGGCGATGAGGTGTTCCGCGAGATCGGCTCGCTGAGCGGGGGCGAGCGGGCGCGCATGGCGCTCGCGCTCATGACGCTCAAGGGGGCCAATCTCCTGGTCCTCGACGAGCCGACCAACCATCTCGACGTCGAGAACATCGAGGTGCTCGAAGACGCGCTGGACGAGTACGAGGGGACGGTGCTGCTGGTGAGCCACGACCGCGCCTTCCTGCGCGAGGTGGCGACGCGCGTGTGGGCGTTCGACGGGGCGCGCCTGATCGACTTCGATGGCCCCTTCGTCGAATGGGAGGAGGATCGCGCACGTCGCGCACAACGGAGCAAGCGACCGGCGGGCGCATCAGAACGATAGGGCGGGGCGGCGACCCGCGTGTTCCGGGGGGGACAGGAAGCGGTCGCCTCCGGCACGCCCCCCTCGGGCGGCCCGGCGTGGAAGAGCTGGCGGCGCCCCCCCCCCGGCCGCTCCGCCAGCAGCCGCGCAGGAGCCTTTTAGGCGGCCACCATCTCGACTGCTGAGGCGGCTGCGTCGACCGCGCGCGGTGTGCGGAACACCGTGGAACCTGCGGGTCGATACGCACGTAGGCTCGGGCATGACTCCCACTCCGCGACTTGTTGCCCCTGCGCTCGCCCTCGCCCTGTGTGTCGCGTGCGCGCGTTCGCGCCCCAACGCGCCGGTTCGCGCCACTGCACCCGGCGACCGGGAGACCGCCGAGGCGCTGTTCTCGCGCCTTGACTCGCTGCGACGTGCGCAGCGCATCCCGGGGCTCGCCGCGGTCGTCCTGCGTGATACCACGGTCATCCTCGCGCGCGGCTTCGGCTTCGCCGATGTGGAGCGCCAGGTCGCGGTGACTCCCGACACCCCGTTCGACATCGCGTCGGTGGCGAAGCCGATATCGGCAGTCGTGGCGCTCCGGCTCGTGGAGGACGGACTGCTCGATCTCGACCGACCGATGCGCCGCTACCGCGACTTTGTCGACTTCTGCTCGGCGACGCGCGGCGAGGGCGGGATCTTCTTCGGCGACTACGCGTGCGAGGACGACCGGCTCACGCTGCGGCACGTGCTGTCGATGACCGCCAACGGGGCAGCCGGGACGCGCTTCTGGTACAACCCACCGTCCTACTCCTGGGCGTCGCGCCCGATGGCCGAGGTGACGGGGCGCGCCTTCTCAGCGCTGGTCGATTCGCTCGTCTTCCGCCCCGCCGGCATGCGTCACTCGGCTCGACGAAATCGGCGGCTCCCCCTCCCTGCCGCGCTAGCGGCGGCGCTGGCGAAGCCCTATCACCAGGACTCGGCCGGCCGGCTGGTGCCGTCGGCTCCACCGCCGCCTCAGGGTGACGGCGCGGCCGGTGGAGTCATCGCCAGCGCACTCGATCTGGCGCGCTTCGACGTGGCCCTCGCGGACGGTCGTCTGATCACCCCGGCCTCGCGTGCGAGCCTGTGGGCGTCGACACGCACGCCGTCAGGGGCAACGTTGCCCTACGGGCTGGGCTGGTTCCTCGGCAACGACGCGGGACGACCACTCGCCTGGCACACCGGGCTGTGGGATGGGCAGTACTCGGCGCTGTACCTGAAGGTGCTGGGGGAGACACCCGCCGAGCGGCTCACGCTGATCCTGCTGGCCAACAGCGACGCGCTGAAGTGGAATACGCGGTTGGACGAGGCGGCGGTCGAGCGTTCTCCCTACGCGACGGCCTTCCTCGAAGCGTTCCCCGCACGCCGTAGTCCTCGCTGACGGGACGGGGCCGGCGCGCCGGCGACTCGCCATCGCGTATTGCAGCTGCCCGGTCGGGTGATGACGACGCATCCCGGCATTCGCATGGAGGCACCTGCGGACCACCCGGCCGGGAGGCGCGAGTCACGCACGCCGCGCGCGAGGGGCCGGCAGCAGGCGCCCTGACGGAGGCGTCCAGCCGCTTGAACACTCGCCATGCATGACCAGCGCGCGGGTCGGTCGTCTGGCAAGAGAATCGCGAAAGCCGGGGCTTCCCCACTTGCGGGGCGGTCGGGCCGGTCGTAACAACGCAGCGTCTCAATTCCTTCCACTCCCGCCCGGACCGTGCAGGACGTCACCTCGCTCGTCCTCTCGGGGGACGCACGCGCCCCCGTCGTCGAGCAGCTCGTTCCGCTGGTGTACGACGAGCTGCGGCGCATCGCGCGGCGTCACCTGCGCGGCGAGCAAGCCGGGCACACGCTCTCGACCACGGCGCTGGTACACGAGGCCTATCTCCGTCTCGTGCACGTGCGCGACGTCCCCGACGAGAACCGCGCCCGCTTCCTCGCCGCGGCCTCGGTGGCGATGCGGCGCGTGTTGCTGGACTACGCGCGCTCCCGCAAGGCCGACAAGCGCGGCGGGGGGGGACGGGCGGTCACGCTCGACGACGCCCTCGCGGTAGCGGCCGATCAGACCGACCGGATCCTGGAGCTGGAGGAGGCACTGCAGCGGCTGGCCGAGATCGCCCCACGCCTGGTGCAGGTGGTGGAATGCCGATTCTTCGGCGGGTTGACGGAGGAGGAGACGGCGCTGGCGTTAGGCACCTCGGAGCGCACGGTGCGGCGCGACTGGCTCAAGGCGCGCGGCTGGCTGGCGGCGGAACTCGGCGGCTAGCGCCCGGTGCGCCTGACGGGCGGATCCTGCGGTGCGCCCGCGGGTCTCCCCGCGCCGCTGGTCCCGCGCGCCGCCGCCCCCCAACGCACGCGCCACTGCTCGTACTCGGCGCGCGCCGGCTGGCTGCGCCACGCCAGCCAGCCATGCCCCTCGAGCGTCGCCAGCGCCCGCACGTAGAGTGACTCGGCGACCGCACGATGGCCTTCCTGCGCGCGCAGGCGCGCGAGGAGGAGGATCGGCTCCATTGCCTCGAGCGACGCGGCGCCA
Protein-coding regions in this window:
- a CDS encoding ABC-F family ATP-binding cassette domain-containing protein, with protein sequence MTLLSCSNVGISFGATELFKNVTFTVADGERWGIIGRNGAGKTSIFKVITGDLQPTVGSVARKPGLRHALLDQHRAFEGATTVWEAGAAAWREVIALEHSIAEQAMQLGELGDRITDEILERFGHDQERFADLGGYIYHARVDAVLQGLGFDAEESKTRLVSSLSGGERGRVGLAAQLIAPADLLLLDEPTNHLDLDTTTWLQDWLKEADETVIVVSHDRAFLDAICTNILHVEARTSESYKGNYSAFVPQRAERRLTREREMEKQRAYVKKEEEYIRRNLAGVNSFQAKGKRKRLERLPRLAPPPGDPAAMTLHFEPAERGGDQVVAIKDLRVEVPGRVLVEDFTAVLRRNDFVALIGPNGAGKSSFISTLLGDRAPANGEARVGSSITAAWFRQDLADLPLRKSLSDAINDHRPLWNRGQVQNHLGAFGFSGDEVFREIGSLSGGERARMALALMTLKGANLLVLDEPTNHLDVENIEVLEDALDEYEGTVLLVSHDRAFLREVATRVWAFDGARLIDFDGPFVEWEEDRARRAQRSKRPAGASER
- a CDS encoding beta-lactamase family protein, translated to MTPTPRLVAPALALALCVACARSRPNAPVRATAPGDRETAEALFSRLDSLRRAQRIPGLAAVVLRDTTVILARGFGFADVERQVAVTPDTPFDIASVAKPISAVVALRLVEDGLLDLDRPMRRYRDFVDFCSATRGEGGIFFGDYACEDDRLTLRHVLSMTANGAAGTRFWYNPPSYSWASRPMAEVTGRAFSALVDSLVFRPAGMRHSARRNRRLPLPAALAAALAKPYHQDSAGRLVPSAPPPPQGDGAAGGVIASALDLARFDVALADGRLITPASRASLWASTRTPSGATLPYGLGWFLGNDAGRPLAWHTGLWDGQYSALYLKVLGETPAERLTLILLANSDALKWNTRLDEAAVERSPYATAFLEAFPARRSPR
- a CDS encoding sigma-70 family RNA polymerase sigma factor encodes the protein MQDVTSLVLSGDARAPVVEQLVPLVYDELRRIARRHLRGEQAGHTLSTTALVHEAYLRLVHVRDVPDENRARFLAAASVAMRRVLLDYARSRKADKRGGGGRAVTLDDALAVAADQTDRILELEEALQRLAEIAPRLVQVVECRFFGGLTEEETALALGTSERTVRRDWLKARGWLAAELGG